From the Bombus fervidus isolate BK054 unplaced genomic scaffold, iyBomFerv1 scaffold0048, whole genome shotgun sequence genome, the window tgagaTTAACTGCCCTTGGATAAAttccttgtcctctcggggagacgaccgccaccgcgctcggatcacACCGccgctatatatatatatcgcaatCATATATAGTCTTTGGcacttatatatattcatatgtcggagatgagaGGACAACGGGACCCCCTGTTGGAATCACTCGGAAAAACACGAATGCTTTAGCAATTACGAAACAACCCAAACACAGTTATTCGAAATTTGAGAGAATGAGGTTGGGCTCGAGGAGACAACCGGTCGCCgtacgtagccacggtcacgggatgaacgttccacctaacgcAGACGTGGAATTGCATAGCTCGCCTTTAATGAATCGACCATACCGATACTTGACAATAAACGATACTCGATTGTATTGAAGGAAAACTCATTTAGGCTATTGAAGGTTCCATACAAACATagaatgtttagaataatagGTGAATTTTCTCAGGAGAGATAAAGCCAATAAGAAACGCATCCGTTATCATAATgccgttataaatagaaagatttttcttttgaaattctacttgctattttcttaataaatagaaacgtacagcaagatacaacaaaaatggaaaatttagaacgttCACTTGTGGCCCTAAGAATCTTTGGTGCCTAAGAcgcataaaatgcaaaatgctagagaaaaataaagaaaattaaagaaaaagcaagCGAAATCGGATACCGTAGATACGTCGCTACattgaacacgaatataaacactagacattcaataatgagaatgatcactcattttagcaatttcaggattgttagtaacaaatcagaggcatcgacaattttaatggttttactttgtcgatactttttttcgcatttgacaaacgacaacgtttctttcaatatttttcaagatttaattgcttttcatgCAAAGTGTATTGCTTTAAGTAATAGCttcaatcttcgtttttattatcatctagtgcatacgcaattaacaattttactggcaaactaaatatatggtatatcgtTGGCAAACGTAAGGAACATTTGCGAAAAGTGACAAGTGATGTGCtttgatagataaaatataatataagataatgctacggcgtcttattattcgcatcgcgagagaactttatctgaaaattaatttataaaacgttagaaacggttgaattttcctgcagaaagcctgatgtttcacatattgaaaaacttgtgtacttatttgtaaaaataattttattattttatatacaggcaATACGGTACATACAACACGGTACATAAGGGGCGGTACGGTGAGGGGCGGAGCATCAGTGACATTTGATTGGTCGACAACTTGTGCACTCGGCACAGTGCCTTATGGTGGGATGAAGGAGTAATGTGGTAGggatagtaatataaaataggcaGGTACTAGCAGCAAGGATTCAAAGTTTTAGGATTCAAAGTTcggtattactgtaagagtgGAATAGTTTGTGTGATTGGTTCGTACGATAGTGcagtttttgtaaatttaacaataaaaaatatacaagtacAGGATATTAAATCCTTGTCAAGATTCCATTTGAAGAGTTGGTGAGCTGTTGTAGCGATACCTAAACATCTCATATTCGTAAGTTTTGTCTATAATATACTTCTGTTTGATCaactgtacacgtataatatttctcgaaaataaattaattaaaaacgttttacgatttgtaagtcaaaatatcgtagcgaaagaatttatgtagATTGTACAGAAAGTTTCGGGATCCTTCAAACGcttcaaatatcaattaaaatcgctgtaattcttcaaagacaatttttaacttttgcgCTAAAACACACGGAACTGAGATTACTTCGATAATATCGGCTTGTTACAATTACtaggtattttaatttctttctttttcggttttttttttttcctttaaataggTGTGAAAACTCTACAAGTGACAATAAGGACAAGATGTTGCATATATCTAACATCCAACCTGTGCTACCACAATACGAAGAATCTCCAGAACACGAAGAATCGTCAGACGATTCAATTTCGTCTGATGTGATTCAGATACCGATACCGGCATATACCAATCGTTGGCACCGGTACCGATACCGGTACCGGATGCCGGAACCAATGATTAATCCAGTGTCGTCGGTTCCATCGACGTCGCGTGGCATTCGAAAACATCATGgtgattttcgttttgaagcaGCAAGACTTTGGAGTTTTCGAAACTGGCTTGTACCTCTCGTTGACCCTGCCAGTCTTGCAGCAGCAGGATTCTATTATACAGGCAAAATGGATAGAGTCAAATGTTTTGTGTGTCGAGTGGTGGTAAGTCACTGGTTAGAGGGTCGTACTCCCATGCAAGTTCACGAGATATGGTCTCCAGAGTGCAGGTTTGTCCGCAATGAAGATTGCGGTAATGTGCCAATTGGTACACACCCTGATGAAATTCAACCGACAgaacgaagaaatggaaatatattatgtcGTTATGGTTTAGAATATTCGCAGTcctttgattttaatgaccATCGATTTGTAACAGATGCAGAAGACCCGACGGCATATGATCTTAGCCGTTTGGGACtaaaaaaagttaagaaaCCACAAAATTTGGATTATATTACTTACCAATCCCGATTAAATTCATTCTCAACATTTACTGATACATCTATGAGTAAAGAACTATTAGCCGATGCAGGCTTTTACTATAACGAAAGAGATCGTATGTCTATCTGTTATCATTGTGGACTTGGTGTAGCAAGATGGAGTCCAGGAGAAAATCCATGGGCTAGACATGCAATTTCGTCTCCAAGCTGTTGTTACTTAATAACAGTTCGTGGCCACCAGTTTGTTAATGATCTAACACACCAAAACATCTACGAAAATTATGAAGAagtaagtagaaagaaaagaaacttacaccatgaaccatatgtataattaataattccaatatatacttatgtacattacatttatttcaggAACCAATAGTTGATGACGATACGAGATCCGATAGTGAAGAGGAAACTAACGAGATGACTCTCGCTGAGAAAtttggtaagtaataaaaataaaatcacaaattctttaatttgtgtgaaaactgtacacgtataataaattttattatatattatatttaaatatactgtttactattttagctgctctggagcaaaaaaataaaaaattgaaagatactcgatcgtgtaaagtttgcacggaacgagatggaacaattatattcctaccctgtggACATTTAGTAACATGCTGGTATTGCTCGCGTGCTTTTGCACGATGCATAATTtgcaaaacagaaattaaagccCTAACTCACATATATTTGCCATAATACATgcacatctatatatataattatgtacatatataaattagtttATACCTAtcttttatatgaatatactttataatgttttaaaaatgacGTACACACATTAAAATGTGTGACACTACGTACGGTTAAATTaagtgtatatgtatgtatcaggaaatgagaaaatattttacttttagtaCTATTTCTacagtaatttgtaaatagaaacataatattaaactaatcaaatacattttttactttttcaagtgttacttaattaaacattaatttgaattatttatcttatctGAATAAAGTTAACTTTTCTTTTAGTAATCTAACTGATTGTTCCCTGTTTTATTGcccttattgttagtaaaacGAAACTGTTGGTAATAGAAAAAGTGTCGTCTTTTTACTTAAcaagattttaaatttcttttaaatatgaaaagattAGATGTCTCACATgcaagtttaattttaacataattgaGAATAAAGCTTCTTCTTAAAagtcatatttaaaattttactacaacttttagaattttaaatgttggctattcattcgaaaatacgtttttgaaaaattgttagtaTAAATTGGATCTACAAGAAcatcaaataattaagaatagcaagcaattatatataatggatGCTTGTAAtcttatgaataaaaaaaaagaacagtcgGTTCTGTACGCTTTATTTCCGGAAAAGAGTAACCTATGTTGTGCAATTTGCGAAATTGATTTTGTTGAAGTTCACGATCCATCGGCaaaatcacatttttattgGCAAACAATGAAATGCCGGTAAGTCAAGGGCAAATTCTGCGAATCAAAAACTTTGTATtccataatattatacttaatgATTTTAATGATCTTAATGATCCTTATATTTTACTACCAatagaattttacattatttattcatttaatatcgGACGTTATTGCTTCACCAGTAATGGctacagaaagatatatatttgttataacgcataaacaattttctgaaactggtagattggacaaaattttgagaaattttcaaCTAGTCGTATATTCACGATACAAATCTTTgttgactctaaatatattatttccatGATAAActggtttttatttctgtcagtATCAAGGATTAAGATCAGTTGCTACAAAAGTTGATAAAAGTTGTCTTAGGTATACGATACAAACTAAGATAGCTCCTTTGTGCAATAAAGTTGATGATTACTTTGTTGaaggaacaaaatttttacaactttATAGAAGCAACTAGAgcattaaaattagatatacTTATAGGAGGGggtaatagaaaatctaattttgttcttcgtataactaatattaaaataatgtgagaaatattaacattaaaaagtttttagaaaggaaaatgtatTTGCAACTTTATGcagaaatacttaaaattccATATGTAAGACTTGAAGACTGTCTTTCACCATCTATTATATCACATTTTTTAGCAGACCGTAAAgatttatctcgttataatCTTCCATTTGTACATGTGTTACCAAGGTAACAGTAAGGTATTTCATTTAGtgcaatatatatgtatatttggttgaaaataaaattttttttattttctgtagtgcaaaaaaaaaaaaggcaaaCTATTATCTGTATCTAAAGATCTTGCAGCAAAATGTGCTTTCAAAGATTGTGACCAATTACGTAGACACTGGAAAAATATGGTATGAACGACAATATCTATGTTTATTCATCTTGCAATTTcccttcaaatattatttatgtatattaatatgtataacgttttagtatggatattattttccaaaaaataaagatggaattttattttatgaaattaaattttcaatttccaaatcCAAAGTTTTTACATATCCTCGAATGTGTGTAGCAACTAGTccattagaaattattccacatagagaaaaagaatctaGAATTACACACTTTTTATCTGATATGCTTATGAAATTACCTGGAGTTTGCGGTAAACGGCTACAGATATCCAAAGATACTCCATTTGATACTACGGTGAGTTAcacagaatatttaataatttctattcaatagtcgtaaataaaatctattctccattataaacagaaacttttaagtataaaatcaAGTAACGCATCACCAAAGGACAGAGgattgatatttaaatcttgTGGCCGAATGGACTGCAAACGATGCagctaaattgaaatatcctagttactttgtatatatttccatTGCCAATTGCTAGCATTGATGATAATAATACCCTCTTTTTCTTGGATCTTAGCTTTCACATTCTCTATTGTGTCAGAAGCttcaacttcaagattaaTAGTTTTCCCTGTTAAGGTCTTAACGAAGATCTGCATGTTGCTAGATCTGGGAAACTGtacaaaaagacaaaaagattatattaatgtacgatatcgtgaaaaaatgtGCAGTGGTagtaaataaactaaaataaacattttctaagcaatatcggtatattttttcaatttttaatttaaaaaaacattttttatcattttctaaaaACAGAATGACGGCGTCACAGAGTATAGTTTAGTTGAAAACTCGtctaatacctttttacataaatatggaagaaacagctgttatacttacatttcctgaaataatttatagaataggGTAGACAGTTGCAACACAAGtccatttaaatttgtttgataagcAAATATAGAAAAGCTTTCGATGGGTAATTCACAGTAAAGAATGtcaaataatgtacaacattaacaaagaaagttattatatagaaatattatattattgttgcatagaaaatcattgaaaaatgttcagagtaatccttttatatcaattaataataaacctttgaatttttcgatatacGACTCTTTCAATCGCAAGTTGTTTCCTTGGATGTTATCGTTTTTCAGATGCTGTTTAAAGCTGTTATTACATTGGTTttgcttttgatatttaattgattcataCAGATTAATTAGTTTTGTATGCTGTGTATTTGACCACATTGCACAGCCATTTACGAGACATTGGATACGCAGATAAAAACAAACGTGACGGACGTGACGgcgggatgaacgtttcacCTAACACAGACGTGAAATTGCCTTTAATGAATCGGCCGATACTTGAAAGTACCGATACTTGACAATAAACACCCTAACGGCCCCGTAGTTATCCAAATAAGGGTGGTCGCCCAGAGGTTGATGCATCATAAACATCGTATGTCGAGGTAGTCTGAGGAGCCGCTGTAAATCTTAGAATCAAGTTAACTAATATCCCGTAGATTAGCAGGCGGCCTTTGttctatcagcccgtatacCTGTCACCCGTCATACTCGATTGCATTGAAGAAAAACTCATTTAGGCTATTGAAGGTTTCATACAAACATagaatgtttagaataatagGTGAATTTTCTCAGGAGAGATAAAGCCAATAAGAAACGCCTCCGTTATCATAAtaccgttataaatagaaagattttccttttgaaattctacttgctattttcttaataaatagaaacgtacagcaagatacaacaaaaatggaaaatttagaacgttCACTTGTGGCCCTAAGAATCTTTGTTGCCTAAGACGCATGAAATGCAAAAtgctagagaaaaataaagaaaattaaagaaaaagcaagCGAAATCGGATACCGTAGATACGTCGCTACattgaacacgaatataaacgctagacattcaataatgagaatgatcactcattttagcaatttcaggattgttagtaacaaatcagaggcatcgacaattttaatggttttactttgtcgatactttttttcgcatttgacaaacgacaacgtttctttcaatatttttcaagatttaattgcttttcatgCGAAGTGTATTGCTTTAAGTAATAGCttcaatcttcgtttttattatcatctagtgcatacgcaattaacaattttactggcaaactaaatatatggtatatcgtTGGCAAACGTAAGGAACATTTGCGAAAAGTGACAAGTGATGTGCtttgatagataaaatataatataagataatgctacggcgtcttattattcgcatcgcgagagaactttatctgaaaattaatttataaaacgttagaaacggttaaattttcctgcagaaagcctgatgtttcacatattgaaaaaattgtgtacttatttgtaaaaataattttattattttatatacaggcaATGATAATACAGGACGGTACATAAGGATCGGTACGGTAAGGGGTGGAGCATCAGTGACATTTGATTGGTCGACAACTTGCGCACTCGGCACAGTGCCTTATGGTGGGATGAAGGAGTAATGTGGTAGggatagtaatataaaataggcaCGTACTAGCAGCAAGGATTCAAAGTTTTTGGATTCAAAGTTcggtattactgtaagagtgGAATAGTTTGTGTGGTTCGTTAGTACGGCGTCGTCAATATCAGAAATGTTTCCGTTTCCGGTGCTATCGATTGATCGAATGTCGTCGGTTCCATCGACGTTTTTTCACACTCAAGAACAATATGATCTACGTTTTGAAGCAGCAAGACGCTCGACTTTTCTATACTGGCCTCGATCTTTTTCCATTCCTCCTGCCACACTTGCAGCAGAAGGATTCTTTTATACAGGCATATCGGATACTGTCAAATGTTTTGCGTGTGCAGTGGAGATAAGTGACTGGTCAAACGGTCGTACTCCCATGCAACTTCACGAGATATATTGTCCATCGTGCAGATTTGTCTGCAATGAAGATTGCGGTAATGTGCCAATCGAAGGACGTAGCCGTTTGAGACCAAACTGTATTACGaaactaaaaaatttgaaatatgctAATTACGAATGCAGATTAGATTCATTCGCAACATTTCCTAATACACATATGAGTAGAGAACAATTAGCCGATGCAGGCTTTTACTACGACGGAAGAAATGATATGGCCATCTGTCATCATTGTAGCATTGGTATAGAAAATTGGAATCCAGGAGAAGATCCATGGGTTCGACATGCAATTTCATCTCCTGCATGTTGTTATATAATCGAAGCACGGGGCTGTGAATACATTAATAATGTAACAGGCCAAGATCTCTATTCAAATTCTATTCAagtaagtagaaagaaaagaaacttacaCCATGaatcatatgtataattaataattccaatatatacttatgtacattatatttattacaggaaGCAACAGAAACTACAGATGAGAATCATGAGGGATCCGACAGtgtaaatgaaacaaacgagatgactctcgttgagaaaattggtaagtaataaaaataaaaacacagatagatcatacattctttaatttgtatgaaatccgtatacgtataataaatttgtattatatattatatttaaatataccgtTTACTATTTTAGCTGCTCTGGAGAAAGAAAATCAAGAATTACAGGATGCTCGATCGTGTATAGTTTGCACGGAACGAGAAGCGACAAATGCATTCCTACCTTGTGGACATCTGGCAACATGTAATTTCTGCTCTTCAAATTTCGATCGATGTATAGTTTGCCGAAAAGAAGTCAATGCTGTAGTTCGTGTCGTTTTTGCTTAATCCATGCacatccatatatatataattatgtacatatataaattagcatGTTCATATCtctaatatgaatatattttatagttgttatcaaattaaaatgtgttataatatgcaaatagaaacaataatgttaataaagttaactttttttttttttttttagtaatctaactaattgttccttgttttattccccttattgttagtaaaatgaaactgtattatatatatatatttcaaatcataa encodes:
- the LOC139997282 gene encoding E3 ubiquitin-protein ligase XIAP-like: MSSVPSTFFHTQEQYDLRFEAARRSTFLYWPRSFSIPPATLAAEGFFYTGISDTVKCFACAVEISDWSNGRTPMQLHEIYCPSCRFVCNEDCGNVPIEGRSRLRPNCITKLKNLKYANYECRLDSFATFPNTHMSREQLADAGFYYDGRNDMAICHHCSIGIENWNPGEDPWVRHAISSPACCYIIEARGCEYINNVTGQDLYSNSIQEATETTDENHEGSDSDQNNVAETIAKIYQLDQMKNSESSDCLNVRSIPHDPKAKKRKCT
- the LOC139997281 gene encoding E3 ubiquitin-protein ligase XIAP-like, with product MLHISNIQPVLPQYEESPEHEESSDDSISSDVIQIPIPAYTNRWHRYRYRYRMPEPMINPVSSVPSTSRGIRKHHGDFRFEAARLWSFRNWLVPLVDPASLAAAGFYYTGKMDRVKCFVCRVVVSHWLEGRTPMQVHEIWSPECRFVRNEDCGNVPIGTHPDEIQPTERRNGNILCRYGLEYSQSFDFNDHRFVTDAEDPTAYDLSRLGLKKVKKPQNLDYITYQSRLNSFSTFTDTSMSKELLADAGFYYNERDRMSICYHCGLGVARWSPGENPWARHAISSPSCCYLITVRGHQFVNDLTHQNIYENYEEEPIVDDDTRSDSEEETNEMTLAEKFGK